A genomic segment from Streptomyces sp. NBC_00654 encodes:
- a CDS encoding WGR and DUF4132 domain-containing protein, with amino-acid sequence MRRWEYVEGTASKFWETGSDGLTVTVRYGRCGSDGRTQTKEYASAEAAGAQMLKTIAEKERKGYREVGAAGAGSASSPAASASAGSPGSRAASASAGSSGSPAASVSADTAGAPGSAGSPHSPGSSEAAVSGGVPETGDGSGDAPAAPLPDEDTFELPANWRRVLHPRRGGVPRAPGKARRQVLEAVEARVTEDAAWIEEFLTAPRTDSALATTVRSHLAGDPSPVGAAALAAMVTISAPHSAWADTWAARHGLPFAACAAVEFLEINARWNRNGHQRTRPILQLLSSARHAYWSSERRPALDRVRALIAAADEETYRATVAALADCRTTAQRRIIAAYLAPSESAWVAGLCTDAEVTGERDQSLLAMVFSSLDSAEQVGAFSEQPGFGHSVALIATVAEGIGTAVAPLLAEALTGYCYADGEKLVAQALTEIPTDEAFLALLRNSDKKHSRAALLDAMRRYPARALRLLGADVRDSAGATSKTSRKLLLGHIGAHRELVASLLPALSPELAETVEPLLNPVDRIADAPAHALPAVLTSPPWSRPRTQVRTVVVTGLEAVGEPSARWERDERERWAACSSWYTRKEDIRDWDKEFTHLRHSLDSDGLHPAWVYVHGPEDLVAPHLATWDPTDLWDGEDTLKPIAARFGLAALPLLLRAVPRQPGRLAPLLLPFVDVRVARHMADWAVRLKSTAATARTWFVRHGAEAAGLLVPDAVGKAGAARRSAEHALLQIASVHGDGVVREAAASYGERAMEAVEGLLAADPLERVLPARMPEVPGWAEPVLLPQILVRSGGALPERSVRDAVMMLALSRPGDVYAGVAALRETAEPASLAEFAWALFQQWQQANLPASESWALHALGLLGDDGTVRRLTPVIRAWPGEGAHHRAVEGLDVLASIGSDVALLHLNAISQRVKFKGLKVRAQEKIAEVASGLGLTGEQLADRLVPDFGLDADGSTVIDYGPRTFTVGFDEQLRPYVLDADGKRRKDLPAPGARDDAEAAPAERKRFMALKKDVRTIAADQVRRLEAAMVTGRTWTAQEFRELFVGHPLLWHLVRRLVWLSDHDGARVSFRVAEDRTFADAGDDGFALPDGATVGLAHPLHLGDELTVWSEVFADYEILQPFPQLGRAVHALTEEEAGGYRLPRFEGLTVPIGKVLGLERRGWQRGVPQDAGVERWISKRLGDDCYLVIALYEGIAVGVVDMFPDQKLETVWLDTEPADHWNRRTYNLRFGALDPVVVSELLGDLAELTEGVVA; translated from the coding sequence AGCGGCCGGGGCGCAGATGCTGAAGACGATCGCGGAGAAGGAACGCAAGGGGTACCGCGAGGTGGGTGCGGCGGGCGCGGGTTCCGCGTCGAGTCCGGCCGCTTCCGCTTCCGCCGGCTCACCCGGATCCCGGGCCGCTTCCGCTTCCGCCGGCTCCTCCGGTTCCCCGGCCGCTTCCGTTTCCGCCGATACCGCAGGCGCTCCCGGTTCCGCCGGCTCCCCGCACTCCCCCGGTTCTTCCGAAGCGGCCGTGTCCGGCGGCGTGCCGGAGACCGGGGACGGCTCCGGGGACGCTCCCGCGGCCCCCCTCCCCGACGAGGACACCTTCGAACTCCCGGCCAACTGGCGGCGGGTGCTCCACCCCCGCAGGGGCGGTGTGCCGCGGGCGCCCGGCAAGGCCCGTCGCCAGGTGCTGGAGGCGGTCGAGGCGCGGGTGACGGAGGATGCCGCGTGGATCGAGGAGTTCCTCACCGCGCCACGCACCGATTCGGCCCTCGCCACCACGGTGCGTTCGCACCTCGCCGGTGATCCGTCCCCCGTCGGCGCGGCCGCACTGGCCGCGATGGTCACGATCTCCGCGCCGCACTCCGCCTGGGCGGACACCTGGGCCGCGCGCCACGGGCTGCCGTTCGCCGCGTGCGCGGCGGTGGAGTTCCTGGAGATCAACGCCCGCTGGAACCGGAACGGGCACCAGCGGACCCGGCCCATCCTCCAGCTGCTCAGCAGCGCCCGGCACGCCTACTGGTCCAGCGAACGCCGCCCCGCGCTCGACCGCGTCCGGGCCCTGATCGCGGCCGCCGACGAGGAGACCTACCGCGCGACGGTCGCGGCGCTCGCCGACTGCCGCACCACCGCGCAGCGGAGGATCATCGCGGCGTATCTGGCACCGAGCGAGAGCGCCTGGGTCGCCGGTCTGTGCACGGACGCCGAGGTGACCGGCGAGCGCGATCAGTCCCTCCTCGCCATGGTGTTCTCCTCGCTCGACTCCGCCGAGCAGGTCGGGGCGTTCAGCGAGCAGCCCGGCTTCGGCCACAGCGTCGCCCTGATCGCGACCGTCGCCGAGGGCATCGGCACGGCCGTCGCCCCCCTGCTCGCGGAGGCCCTGACCGGGTACTGCTACGCGGACGGGGAGAAGCTCGTCGCCCAGGCGCTGACCGAGATCCCGACGGACGAGGCCTTCCTCGCCCTGCTGCGCAACTCGGACAAGAAGCACTCCCGCGCGGCCCTCCTGGACGCGATGCGACGCTATCCGGCGCGCGCGCTGCGGCTGCTCGGTGCCGATGTGCGGGACTCCGCCGGAGCGACGTCCAAGACATCGCGGAAGCTGCTCCTCGGCCACATCGGAGCCCACCGCGAACTGGTGGCGTCCCTGCTCCCGGCCCTCTCCCCCGAGCTCGCGGAGACCGTCGAACCGCTGCTCAACCCCGTGGACCGGATCGCCGACGCGCCCGCGCACGCGCTGCCCGCCGTGCTGACGTCCCCGCCCTGGTCCAGGCCCCGTACGCAGGTCAGGACCGTCGTCGTGACCGGTCTGGAGGCGGTGGGCGAGCCCTCGGCCCGCTGGGAGCGCGACGAGCGGGAGCGCTGGGCGGCATGCTCCAGCTGGTACACCCGCAAGGAGGACATCCGCGACTGGGACAAGGAGTTCACGCACCTGCGTCACTCCCTGGACTCCGACGGCCTTCATCCCGCCTGGGTCTACGTCCATGGGCCCGAGGACCTGGTCGCGCCGCACCTCGCCACCTGGGACCCGACCGATCTGTGGGACGGTGAGGACACGCTCAAGCCCATCGCCGCCCGCTTCGGCCTCGCCGCCCTGCCGTTGCTGCTGCGGGCCGTGCCCCGGCAGCCCGGACGGCTCGCGCCGCTGCTGCTCCCGTTCGTCGATGTGCGTGTCGCACGGCACATGGCCGACTGGGCCGTGCGGCTCAAGTCCACGGCCGCGACAGCCCGTACCTGGTTCGTGCGGCACGGGGCCGAGGCCGCCGGGCTGCTGGTCCCGGACGCGGTGGGCAAGGCCGGTGCCGCCCGGCGCTCCGCCGAGCACGCACTGCTCCAGATCGCCTCGGTCCACGGTGACGGGGTGGTCCGTGAGGCCGCCGCGTCGTACGGCGAGCGGGCCATGGAGGCGGTCGAGGGGCTGCTCGCCGCCGATCCCCTGGAGCGGGTCCTGCCCGCGAGGATGCCGGAGGTACCGGGGTGGGCGGAGCCCGTGCTGCTCCCGCAGATACTGGTCCGCTCCGGCGGCGCGCTGCCCGAGCGCTCGGTGCGCGACGCCGTGATGATGCTGGCGCTGTCCCGGCCCGGGGATGTGTACGCGGGCGTCGCCGCGCTCCGGGAGACCGCGGAGCCCGCCTCGCTCGCGGAGTTCGCCTGGGCCCTGTTCCAGCAGTGGCAGCAGGCCAATCTGCCGGCCTCGGAGTCCTGGGCCCTGCACGCGCTGGGGCTGCTGGGCGACGACGGGACCGTCCGCAGGCTGACTCCGGTCATCCGGGCCTGGCCCGGGGAGGGCGCGCACCACCGGGCCGTCGAGGGCCTCGACGTGCTCGCCTCCATCGGCAGCGATGTCGCGCTGCTGCATCTCAACGCGATCTCGCAGCGGGTGAAGTTCAAGGGGCTGAAGGTCCGCGCCCAGGAGAAGATCGCCGAAGTGGCGTCGGGCCTGGGACTGACCGGGGAACAGCTCGCGGACCGGCTGGTGCCGGACTTCGGGCTGGACGCCGACGGTTCGACCGTCATCGACTACGGCCCGCGGACCTTCACCGTCGGCTTCGACGAACAGCTGAGGCCCTACGTCCTGGACGCCGACGGCAAGCGGCGCAAGGACCTGCCGGCCCCCGGCGCCCGGGACGACGCCGAAGCGGCCCCGGCGGAGCGCAAGCGGTTCATGGCCCTGAAGAAGGATGTGCGGACCATCGCGGCCGATCAGGTCCGGCGGCTGGAGGCGGCCATGGTGACGGGCCGCACCTGGACGGCACAGGAGTTCCGCGAGCTGTTCGTCGGCCATCCCCTGCTGTGGCACCTGGTGCGCCGGCTGGTGTGGCTGAGCGACCACGACGGAGCGCGGGTGTCCTTCCGGGTGGCGGAGGACCGTACGTTCGCCGATGCCGGGGACGACGGGTTCGCCCTGCCCGACGGGGCGACGGTGGGCCTGGCGCACCCCCTGCACCTCGGGGACGAACTGACCGTCTGGTCCGAGGTGTTCGCGGACTACGAGATCCTTCAGCCGTTCCCGCAGCTCGGCCGTGCGGTGCACGCGCTGACGGAGGAGGAGGCCGGAGGCTACCGGCTGCCCCGGTTCGAGGGCCTCACGGTGCCGATCGGCAAGGTGCTCGGCCTGGAGCGGCGGGGCTGGCAGCGCGGAGTCCCGCAGGACGCGGGCGTGGAGCGCTGGATCTCCAAGCGGCTCGGCGACGACTGCTACCTCGTGATCGCCCTGTACGAGGGCATCGCTGTCGGCGTCGTCGACATGTTCCCCGACCAGAAGCTCGAAACGGTCTGGCTCGACACCGAACCCGCGGACCACTGGAACAGGCGCACGTACAACCTGCGTTTCGGCGCGCTCGATCCGGTGGTCGTCTCCGAGCTGCTCGGAGACCTGGCGGAGCTCACCGAGGGAGTCGTGGCATGA